A single genomic interval of Trinickia acidisoli harbors:
- a CDS encoding TetR/AcrR family transcriptional regulator yields MGRPAASSNSSRAKVDARRKYDPEETKRNILEVATAEFSAMGLAGARVDAIAERTNTTKRMLYYYFGSKEGLYEAVLDKVYGDIRALEQDLHVSELEPVEGMRRLVEFTFDYHDRHRDFVRLVTIENIHGAKYLEQLKTFRSRNASAIVTIEDLLARGMASGKFRSDVDPIDLHLMISSLCFHRVSNRSTFGTAFGRDPSHPRLRAKHREMIVDAILRFVKKER; encoded by the coding sequence ATGGGAAGACCGGCGGCCTCGTCCAACAGCAGCCGCGCCAAAGTCGACGCTCGGCGTAAGTACGATCCGGAAGAGACCAAGCGCAATATTCTCGAAGTAGCGACGGCCGAGTTCTCCGCAATGGGCCTCGCCGGCGCGCGCGTCGATGCTATCGCCGAGCGCACGAATACGACGAAGCGCATGCTCTATTACTACTTCGGCAGCAAGGAAGGGCTGTACGAAGCGGTGCTCGACAAGGTATACGGCGACATCCGTGCATTGGAGCAAGATTTGCACGTGAGCGAGCTCGAGCCGGTCGAGGGCATGCGCAGGCTCGTCGAATTCACTTTCGATTACCACGACCGGCATCGCGATTTCGTCCGTTTAGTCACGATCGAAAACATTCACGGCGCGAAGTATCTCGAGCAATTGAAGACGTTCCGAAGCCGCAACGCGAGCGCGATCGTCACGATCGAAGACTTGCTCGCACGCGGCATGGCGTCGGGGAAATTCAGAAGCGACGTCGATCCGATCGATCTGCATCTCATGATCAGCTCGCTTTGCTTTCATCGCGTCAGCAATCGATCGACGTTCGGCACGGCGTTCGGGCGAGATCCTTCGCATCCGCGCCTACGCGCGAAGCATCGCGAGATGATCGTCGATGCGATCCTGCGGTTCGTGAAGAAGGAACGCTAG
- a CDS encoding 4-hydroxyphenylpyruvate dioxygenase family protein, translating into MCPVVSPSDDASAPVTGPFNQFNPLGLAGLEFVEFAAREPAELGRRLEQLGFKAIARHISKEVKLYRQGDMNFLVNAEPDSFAARYAQEYGMGICALGMRVENASRAFKRAIGLGAWPFEGERTGESELKIPAIQGIGDSHIYFVDRWRGRGGLRGGVGDISIFDIDFRPIDIATAHADLAHPGTGLQRVDHMAQTVGAGRMQEWLEFYRDLLHFSEIHEVDPDGRVSNDSRVMVSPCGEVRIPLYEEGTARTEQMHAYLPDHPGEGVQHIALATDDIFACVDALGGNGVEFIEPPPAYYDAIDARLPGHGVDIDALRSRGILIDGEIGADSVPHLFFQTFVKHRPGEIFFEVVQRSGHHGFGEGNLAALASARSAARSA; encoded by the coding sequence ATGTGCCCTGTCGTTTCACCGTCTGACGATGCATCGGCCCCGGTTACCGGTCCGTTCAATCAGTTCAACCCGCTCGGTTTGGCCGGCCTCGAGTTCGTCGAATTCGCCGCGCGCGAGCCTGCGGAACTCGGCCGGCGGCTCGAGCAGCTCGGCTTCAAGGCCATTGCTCGGCACATCAGCAAGGAAGTGAAGCTGTATCGGCAGGGCGACATGAATTTTCTCGTCAATGCCGAACCCGACTCTTTTGCGGCGCGGTATGCGCAAGAGTACGGCATGGGCATCTGCGCGCTCGGCATGCGGGTCGAGAACGCGTCACGCGCGTTCAAGCGGGCGATCGGGCTCGGTGCTTGGCCGTTCGAGGGGGAGCGCACCGGTGAGTCCGAATTGAAGATTCCGGCGATTCAAGGGATCGGCGATTCGCACATCTATTTCGTCGATCGTTGGCGCGGGCGCGGCGGCTTGCGCGGCGGCGTAGGCGACATCTCGATCTTCGACATCGACTTCAGGCCGATCGACATCGCAACCGCGCATGCGGACCTCGCCCATCCGGGCACTGGCTTGCAGCGCGTCGATCATATGGCGCAAACGGTCGGTGCTGGGCGAATGCAAGAATGGCTCGAGTTTTATCGGGACCTGCTGCATTTCAGCGAAATCCACGAAGTCGATCCGGACGGACGCGTCTCGAACGATTCGCGTGTAATGGTGTCGCCTTGCGGGGAAGTGCGGATTCCGCTCTACGAGGAAGGGACGGCGCGCACGGAACAGATGCATGCGTATCTGCCCGATCATCCGGGCGAAGGCGTGCAGCATATCGCGCTCGCGACCGATGACATATTCGCGTGCGTCGATGCGCTCGGCGGCAACGGCGTGGAGTTCATCGAGCCGCCGCCCGCCTATTACGATGCCATCGATGCGCGTTTGCCCGGCCATGGCGTCGATATCGACGCGCTGCGTTCGCGCGGTATTTTGATCGACGGAGAAATCGGCGCGGATAGCGTGCCGCACCTTTTCTTTCAGACCTTCGTCAAGCATCGGCCCGGCGAAATCTTCTTCGAAGTCGTGCAGCGCAGCGGTCACCACGGTTTCGGCGAAGGCAATCTCGCGGCATTGGCGAGCGCGCGCTCGGCGGCTCGATCGGCGTAA
- the shiA gene encoding shikimate transporter yields MTPHLDTAHTADTTSHYQPKSQAHRAAIGSAVGAVVDWYDFLLYGIVAALVFNTAFFPKVSPTMGTLAAFATFGVGFLFRPLGGIVFGHYGDRLGRKRMLVLTVMMMGLSTVAIGFLPTFASIGWWAPVLLVTMRAIQGFAVGGEWGGAALMAVESAPRGNKAFYSSGVQVGYGIGLVLATGIVSLLSHAFGDAAFRAWGWRLPFVFSIVLVAIGLWVRASMDESQEFVENVEHQHRKLKLPVVEALTRHPKAFAYIIALRLAELFSMYIVTAFALSYSTTNLGMSRDLFLNIGLLVGAVSCVTIPCFAWLADRFGLKRIYLVGATIGLVSAVPFFMALEARATVWIVIFAVLLANIAHDMVVSVQQPLFTELFGAEYRYSGAGVGYQFASVVGGGFTPFIAVALTSLAGGSWHLVAGYLAIGCLLSLIVGARMKPQ; encoded by the coding sequence ATGACCCCGCACCTCGATACCGCTCATACCGCGGATACCACGAGCCACTATCAACCCAAGAGCCAGGCGCATCGAGCCGCGATCGGCAGTGCCGTGGGCGCCGTCGTCGATTGGTACGATTTTCTGCTCTACGGCATCGTCGCCGCCTTGGTATTCAATACCGCATTCTTTCCGAAGGTCAGCCCGACGATGGGCACCCTCGCCGCCTTCGCAACGTTCGGCGTAGGTTTTCTGTTTCGCCCATTGGGCGGCATCGTGTTCGGCCACTATGGCGACCGGCTCGGGCGCAAGCGGATGCTGGTACTGACCGTGATGATGATGGGCCTGTCCACGGTTGCGATCGGGTTCTTGCCGACATTCGCATCGATCGGCTGGTGGGCCCCTGTACTGCTCGTGACGATGCGTGCGATCCAGGGCTTTGCCGTGGGCGGCGAATGGGGTGGCGCGGCGCTGATGGCCGTCGAATCCGCACCGCGCGGCAACAAGGCGTTCTACAGCAGCGGCGTGCAAGTGGGATACGGGATCGGCCTCGTGCTCGCCACCGGCATCGTCTCCTTGTTGAGTCATGCTTTCGGCGATGCGGCATTTCGCGCGTGGGGCTGGCGGTTGCCTTTCGTATTCAGCATCGTCCTCGTCGCGATCGGCCTCTGGGTGCGCGCGAGCATGGATGAGTCGCAAGAGTTCGTCGAAAACGTCGAGCACCAGCATCGCAAGCTGAAGCTTCCCGTCGTCGAAGCACTCACGCGTCATCCGAAGGCGTTTGCGTACATCATCGCGTTGCGGCTCGCCGAGTTGTTCTCGATGTATATCGTCACCGCGTTCGCATTGAGCTATTCGACGACCAACCTCGGCATGTCGCGCGATCTGTTCCTCAACATCGGGCTGCTCGTCGGCGCGGTCAGTTGTGTGACGATCCCCTGTTTCGCCTGGCTCGCCGACCGCTTCGGGCTCAAGCGCATCTACCTCGTCGGCGCGACGATCGGCCTCGTATCCGCGGTGCCGTTCTTCATGGCGCTCGAGGCGCGCGCGACGGTCTGGATCGTGATCTTCGCGGTGCTCCTCGCCAACATCGCGCACGACATGGTCGTCAGCGTGCAACAGCCGCTCTTCACCGAACTGTTCGGCGCAGAGTATCGCTATAGCGGCGCCGGCGTCGGCTACCAATTCGCGAGCGTGGTCGGCGGCGGCTTCACGCCGTTCATCGCGGTGGCGCTCACGAGCCTCGCGGGCGGCTCGTGGCATCTCGTTGCCGGCTATCTGGCAATAGGCTGCTTGCTTTCGCTGATCGTCGGCGCACGAATGAAGCCACAATGA